A single window of Acanthopagrus latus isolate v.2019 chromosome 1, fAcaLat1.1, whole genome shotgun sequence DNA harbors:
- the LOC119018124 gene encoding uncharacterized protein LOC119018124: MSQNQFVLFVPLQQNSRQRGCTVPSADLSIGANVGVPHISHHDKRCRQAPYLQTRASAQDGGRPRTARPSVRLSAEEKSGDLLMGGSSSKTSFFGRKKKKKSPINKAWSQLKGALPNKKHKKKKKKNILDKLNLDSLKREKHSQKRFSLPTDKKETISLKRLSLGNLRKGSTQTASPGRKEKDGGGLEKAGEQMKRKLSSSALKKRLSLPL, encoded by the exons ATGTCACAGAACCAGTTTGTTCTCTTCGTGCCTCTCCAACAAAACTCACGTCAGCGAGGTTGTACTGTCCCTTCAGCTGATCTCTCCATCGGAGCGAACGTAGGTGTACCGCACATCTCACACCATGATAAAAGGTGCAGACAGGCTCCTTATCTTCAGACTCGGGCTTCAGCTCAGGACGGAGGACGACCACGCACAGCGAGACCTTCTGTCCGGCTGTCAGCGGAGGAGAAATCTG gtgacCTCCTGATGGGTGGCTCCTCCTCCAAAACATCCTTTTttgggaggaagaagaagaagaagtcaccTATAAACAAGGCCTGGAGTCAGCTGAAGGGGGCGCTACCCAAtaagaaacacaagaagaagaagaagaagaacatccTGGATAAACTGAACCTGGACAGCCTGAAGAGGGAGAAACATTCCCAGAAGAGATTCTCACTGCCGACAGACAAAAAAGAGACGATATCGCTGAAGAGACTCTCTCTCGGTAACCTGAGGAAGGGCTCGACTCAGACAGCCTCAccagggaggaaggagaaggacgGAGGAGGGCTGGAGAAAGCAGGAGAGCAGATGAAGAGGAAATTATCAAGCTCTGCACTTAAAAAGAggttgtctctccctctgtga